One region of Mangifera indica cultivar Alphonso chromosome 3, CATAS_Mindica_2.1, whole genome shotgun sequence genomic DNA includes:
- the LOC123212071 gene encoding 60S ribosomal protein L24-like isoform X2, whose protein sequence is MVLKTELCRFSGAKIYPGKGIRFVRSDSQVFLFANSKCKRYFHNRLKPSKLTWTAMYRKQHKKDIAAEAVKKKRRTTKKPYSRSIVGATLEVIQKRRTEKPEVRDAAREAALREIKERIKKTKDEKKAKKAEVMAKTQKTKGSSGMPKGPAQKGPKLGGGGGKR, encoded by the exons ATGGTGCTCAA GACTGAGCTTTGCCGATTCAGTGGTGCCAAGATATACCCTGGTAAGGGTATCAGATTTGTTCGCTCTGATTCTCAG gTTTTCCTCTTTGCTAATTCAAAATGCAAGAGGTATTTCCACAACCGCCTGAAGCCTTCAAAGCTTACTTGGACAGCCATGTACAGGAAACAACATAAGAAG GACATTGCTGCTGAGGCTGTGAAAAAGAAGCGCAGAACCACCAAGAAGCCATATTCAAGGTCTATTGTTGGTGCCACCTTGGAAGTCATTCAGAAGAGGAGGACTGAGAAGCCAGAAGTCCGAGATGCTGCAAGGGAGGCTGCACTTCG TGAAATCAAGGAGAGGATCAAGAAGACTAAGGATGAAAAGAAGGCTAAGAAAGCAGAGGTGATGGCCAAGACACAGAAGACCAAGGGTAGCAGTGGCATGCCTAAAGGTCCTGCACAAAAGGGCCCCAAGCTTGGTGGCGGTGGTGGAAAGCGATGA
- the LOC123212424 gene encoding protein IQ-DOMAIN 22-like isoform X2, with amino-acid sequence MGKASKWFRAILGLRKSNSTHSSKDKRLWGFGKSYREKDCNSNTTSAKHNSFYAHELPVTVSDATLSAESHDADKHAIAVAAATAAVAEAAVAAAQAAAAVVKLTSNSGRCANLSSAYVGSCGGVRDEVAAIKIQSAFRGYLARRALRALRGLVRLQALVRGHIERKRTAEWLQRMQALLRAQAHPRAGHAQISESSQSSGKSLHFHQPGPPTPEKIEYSICLKNRKHEVTSVLKRNGSKSSGRARPDYDKAHTGWNWSGRQMDNPSKDQKGPSVRAGTTDDEKSDKVLEIDTGKPHFTPKGRNLFLSSHVNVASDRYSRSFTTSKDLTTHQTVPSPTSYEVQSLSPWKSSHEVEGVSYCTAENSPQVFSASSRVGSFRRSPFTSTKTYGSQSCTTGYSDHPNYMAYTESSRAKVRSLSAPKQRPQYERSISAKRYTIHGSVESKSNVHRFSKLHSNFTSKAYPGSGRLDSLGMPVGYRCLYMVTRERHDSSNFSPQHVIQASQYLEITFYP; translated from the exons ATGGGCAAAGCCTCCAAGTGGTTTCGCGCCATTCTTGGCCTCAGGAAGTCCAACTCCACGCACTCCTCTAAAGACAAGCGCCTCTGGGGCTTCGGCAAGTCCTACCGCGAAAAAGACTGCAACAGCAACACTACTTCCGCCAAACACAACTCATTTTACGCTCACGAGCTACCGGTTACTGTTAGTGATGCTACTCTCTCTGCGGAGAGCCACGATGCCGACAAACATGCGATCGCTGTGGCAGCGGCTACTGCGGCCGTTGCTGAGGCTGCGGTCGCCGCGGCTCAGGCTGCCGCTGCCGTCGTCAAACTCACCAGCAACAGCGGAAGGTGCGCGAATTTATCCTCGGCTTACGTCGGCAGCTGTGGTGGGGTCCGTGATGAAGTGGCAGCGATTAAAATACAGTCCGCTTTTCGTGGATATTTG GCAAGAAGAGCGTTGCGAGCATTAAGAGGATTGGTACGGCTTCAGGCACTTGTCAGAGGCCACATCGAGAGGAAAAGAACTGCAGAGTGGCTTCAACGAATGCAAGCATTGCTGCGAGCCCAGGCACATCCTCGTGCAGGACATGCTCAAATCTCTGAATCTTCACAATCAAGCGGCAAGTCTTTACATTTTCACCAACCA GGTCCACCAACCCCcgaaaaaattgaatattctaTCTGCTTAAAGAATAGAAAACATGAAGTGACATCAGTACTGAAG AGAAATGGATCAAAATCAAGTGGCAGGGCCCGTCCTGACTATGACAAAGCTCATACAGGCTGGAATTGGTCAGGCCGCCAGATGGATAATCCATCAAAAGACCAAAAGGGGCCTTCAGTGAGGGCTGGTACCACCGATGATGAGAAGAGTGACAAAGTCCTCGAAATTGATACTGGGAAACCCCACTTTACACCCAAAGGTAgaaatctctttctttcatcacATGTTAATGTCGCATCAGATCGGTATAGCCGGAGTTTTACCACATCAAAAGACTTGACAACACACCAGACGGTACCAAGTCCGACTTCGTATGAAGTTCAATCTTTAAGCCCTTGGAAATCCTCCCACGAAGTTGAGGGAGTTTCTTATTGTACTGCTGAAAATAGCCCACAGGTTTTTTCTGCATCATCAAGGGTTGGTAGTTTCAGGAGAAGCCCCTTCACTTCCACAAAGACTTATGGCTCGCAAAGCTGTACAACTGGTTACTCAGACCATCCAAATTACATGGCTTACACTGAATCTTCAAGGGCGAAGGTCAGGTCTCTTAGCGCTCCAAAACAGAGGCCTCAGTATGAGAGATCTATTTCGGCAAAGAGGTACACAATTCATGGGTCTgttgaatcaaaatcaaatgtcCATAGATTTTCCAAGTTGCATTCAAACTTTACAAGCAAAGCCTACCCTGGATCTGGTCGCTTGGATAGTCTCGGAATGCCTGTTGGATACAG GTGTCTATATATGGTAACAAGAGAGAGACATGACAGTTCAAACTTTTCTCCACAGCATGTCATTCAAGCTTCTCAATACCTTGAGATCACTTTCTACCCTTGA
- the LOC123212424 gene encoding protein IQ-DOMAIN 22-like isoform X1 produces the protein MGKASKWFRAILGLRKSNSTHSSKDKRLWGFGKSYREKDCNSNTTSAKHNSFYAHELPVTVSDATLSAESHDADKHAIAVAAATAAVAEAAVAAAQAAAAVVKLTSNSGRCANLSSAYVGSCGGVRDEVAAIKIQSAFRGYLARRALRALRGLVRLQALVRGHIERKRTAEWLQRMQALLRAQAHPRAGHAQISESSQSSGKSLHFHQPGPPTPEKIEYSICLKNRKHEVTSVLKRNGSKSSGRARPDYDKAHTGWNWSGRQMDNPSKDQKGPSVRAGTTDDEKSDKVLEIDTGKPHFTPKGRNLFLSSHVNVASDRYSRSFTTSKDLTTHQTVPSPTSYEVQSLSPWKSSHEVEGVSYCTAENSPQVFSASSRVGSFRRSPFTSTKTYGSQSCTTGYSDHPNYMAYTESSRAKVRSLSAPKQRPQYERSISAKRYTIHGSVESKSNVHRFSKLHSNFTSKAYPGSGRLDSLGMPVGYRGFPCTFILTIVEPLKEMQKMTRVEPQNFLGWVNQSMNEAF, from the exons ATGGGCAAAGCCTCCAAGTGGTTTCGCGCCATTCTTGGCCTCAGGAAGTCCAACTCCACGCACTCCTCTAAAGACAAGCGCCTCTGGGGCTTCGGCAAGTCCTACCGCGAAAAAGACTGCAACAGCAACACTACTTCCGCCAAACACAACTCATTTTACGCTCACGAGCTACCGGTTACTGTTAGTGATGCTACTCTCTCTGCGGAGAGCCACGATGCCGACAAACATGCGATCGCTGTGGCAGCGGCTACTGCGGCCGTTGCTGAGGCTGCGGTCGCCGCGGCTCAGGCTGCCGCTGCCGTCGTCAAACTCACCAGCAACAGCGGAAGGTGCGCGAATTTATCCTCGGCTTACGTCGGCAGCTGTGGTGGGGTCCGTGATGAAGTGGCAGCGATTAAAATACAGTCCGCTTTTCGTGGATATTTG GCAAGAAGAGCGTTGCGAGCATTAAGAGGATTGGTACGGCTTCAGGCACTTGTCAGAGGCCACATCGAGAGGAAAAGAACTGCAGAGTGGCTTCAACGAATGCAAGCATTGCTGCGAGCCCAGGCACATCCTCGTGCAGGACATGCTCAAATCTCTGAATCTTCACAATCAAGCGGCAAGTCTTTACATTTTCACCAACCA GGTCCACCAACCCCcgaaaaaattgaatattctaTCTGCTTAAAGAATAGAAAACATGAAGTGACATCAGTACTGAAG AGAAATGGATCAAAATCAAGTGGCAGGGCCCGTCCTGACTATGACAAAGCTCATACAGGCTGGAATTGGTCAGGCCGCCAGATGGATAATCCATCAAAAGACCAAAAGGGGCCTTCAGTGAGGGCTGGTACCACCGATGATGAGAAGAGTGACAAAGTCCTCGAAATTGATACTGGGAAACCCCACTTTACACCCAAAGGTAgaaatctctttctttcatcacATGTTAATGTCGCATCAGATCGGTATAGCCGGAGTTTTACCACATCAAAAGACTTGACAACACACCAGACGGTACCAAGTCCGACTTCGTATGAAGTTCAATCTTTAAGCCCTTGGAAATCCTCCCACGAAGTTGAGGGAGTTTCTTATTGTACTGCTGAAAATAGCCCACAGGTTTTTTCTGCATCATCAAGGGTTGGTAGTTTCAGGAGAAGCCCCTTCACTTCCACAAAGACTTATGGCTCGCAAAGCTGTACAACTGGTTACTCAGACCATCCAAATTACATGGCTTACACTGAATCTTCAAGGGCGAAGGTCAGGTCTCTTAGCGCTCCAAAACAGAGGCCTCAGTATGAGAGATCTATTTCGGCAAAGAGGTACACAATTCATGGGTCTgttgaatcaaaatcaaatgtcCATAGATTTTCCAAGTTGCATTCAAACTTTACAAGCAAAGCCTACCCTGGATCTGGTCGCTTGGATAGTCTCGGAATGCCTGTTGGATACAG AGGTTTTCCTTGTACTTTCATCCTGACAATTGTGGAACCTCTGAAGGAGATGCAGAAAATGACAAGAGTGGAACCTCAGAATTTTCTTGGTTGGGTCAACCAGTCCATGAATGAGGCTTTCTGA
- the LOC123212424 gene encoding protein IQ-DOMAIN 22-like isoform X3 translates to MGKASKWFRAILGLRKSNSTHSSKDKRLWGFGKSYREKDCNSNTTSAKHNSFYAHELPVTVSDATLSAESHDADKHAIAVAAATAAVAEAAVAAAQAAAAVVKLTSNSGRCANLSSAYVGSCGGVRDEVAAIKIQSAFRGYLARRALRALRGLVRLQALVRGHIERKRTAEWLQRMQALLRAQAHPRAGHAQISESSQSSGKSLHFHQPGPPTPEKIEYSICLKNRKHEVTSVLKRNGSKSSGRARPDYDKAHTGWNWSGRQMDNPSKDQKGPSVRAGTTDDEKSDKVLEIDTGKPHFTPKGRNLFLSSHVNVASDRYSRSFTTSKDLTTHQTVPSPTSYEVQSLSPWKSSHEVEGVSYCTAENSPQVFSASSRVGSFRRSPFTSTKTYGSQSCTTGYSDHPNYMAYTESSRAKVRSLSAPKQRPQYERSISAKRYTIHGSVESKSNVHRFSKLHSNFTSKAYPGSGRLDSLGMPVGYRRCRK, encoded by the exons ATGGGCAAAGCCTCCAAGTGGTTTCGCGCCATTCTTGGCCTCAGGAAGTCCAACTCCACGCACTCCTCTAAAGACAAGCGCCTCTGGGGCTTCGGCAAGTCCTACCGCGAAAAAGACTGCAACAGCAACACTACTTCCGCCAAACACAACTCATTTTACGCTCACGAGCTACCGGTTACTGTTAGTGATGCTACTCTCTCTGCGGAGAGCCACGATGCCGACAAACATGCGATCGCTGTGGCAGCGGCTACTGCGGCCGTTGCTGAGGCTGCGGTCGCCGCGGCTCAGGCTGCCGCTGCCGTCGTCAAACTCACCAGCAACAGCGGAAGGTGCGCGAATTTATCCTCGGCTTACGTCGGCAGCTGTGGTGGGGTCCGTGATGAAGTGGCAGCGATTAAAATACAGTCCGCTTTTCGTGGATATTTG GCAAGAAGAGCGTTGCGAGCATTAAGAGGATTGGTACGGCTTCAGGCACTTGTCAGAGGCCACATCGAGAGGAAAAGAACTGCAGAGTGGCTTCAACGAATGCAAGCATTGCTGCGAGCCCAGGCACATCCTCGTGCAGGACATGCTCAAATCTCTGAATCTTCACAATCAAGCGGCAAGTCTTTACATTTTCACCAACCA GGTCCACCAACCCCcgaaaaaattgaatattctaTCTGCTTAAAGAATAGAAAACATGAAGTGACATCAGTACTGAAG AGAAATGGATCAAAATCAAGTGGCAGGGCCCGTCCTGACTATGACAAAGCTCATACAGGCTGGAATTGGTCAGGCCGCCAGATGGATAATCCATCAAAAGACCAAAAGGGGCCTTCAGTGAGGGCTGGTACCACCGATGATGAGAAGAGTGACAAAGTCCTCGAAATTGATACTGGGAAACCCCACTTTACACCCAAAGGTAgaaatctctttctttcatcacATGTTAATGTCGCATCAGATCGGTATAGCCGGAGTTTTACCACATCAAAAGACTTGACAACACACCAGACGGTACCAAGTCCGACTTCGTATGAAGTTCAATCTTTAAGCCCTTGGAAATCCTCCCACGAAGTTGAGGGAGTTTCTTATTGTACTGCTGAAAATAGCCCACAGGTTTTTTCTGCATCATCAAGGGTTGGTAGTTTCAGGAGAAGCCCCTTCACTTCCACAAAGACTTATGGCTCGCAAAGCTGTACAACTGGTTACTCAGACCATCCAAATTACATGGCTTACACTGAATCTTCAAGGGCGAAGGTCAGGTCTCTTAGCGCTCCAAAACAGAGGCCTCAGTATGAGAGATCTATTTCGGCAAAGAGGTACACAATTCATGGGTCTgttgaatcaaaatcaaatgtcCATAGATTTTCCAAGTTGCATTCAAACTTTACAAGCAAAGCCTACCCTGGATCTGGTCGCTTGGATAGTCTCGGAATGCCTGTTGGATACAG GAGATGCAGAAAATGA
- the LOC123212424 gene encoding protein IQ-DOMAIN 22-like isoform X4 codes for MGKASKWFRAILGLRKSNSTHSSKDKRLWGFGKSYREKDCNSNTTSAKHNSFYAHELPVTVSDATLSAESHDADKHAIAVAAATAAVAEAAVAAAQAAAAVVKLTSNSGRCANLSSAYVGSCGGVRDEVAAIKIQSAFRGYLARRALRALRGLVRLQALVRGHIERKRTAEWLQRMQALLRAQAHPRAGHAQISESSQSSGKSLHFHQPGPPTPEKIEYSICLKNRKHEVTSVLKRNGSKSSGRARPDYDKAHTGWNWSGRQMDNPSKDQKGPSVRAGTTDDEKSDKVLEIDTGKPHFTPKGRNLFLSSHVNVASDRYSRSFTTSKDLTTHQTVPSPTSYEVQSLSPWKSSHEVEGVSYCTAENSPQVFSASSRVGSFRRSPFTSTKTYGSQSCTTGYSDHPNYMAYTESSRAKVRSLSAPKQRPQYERSISAKRYTIHGSVESKSNVHRFSKLHSNFTSKAYPGSGRLDSLGMPVGYRY; via the exons ATGGGCAAAGCCTCCAAGTGGTTTCGCGCCATTCTTGGCCTCAGGAAGTCCAACTCCACGCACTCCTCTAAAGACAAGCGCCTCTGGGGCTTCGGCAAGTCCTACCGCGAAAAAGACTGCAACAGCAACACTACTTCCGCCAAACACAACTCATTTTACGCTCACGAGCTACCGGTTACTGTTAGTGATGCTACTCTCTCTGCGGAGAGCCACGATGCCGACAAACATGCGATCGCTGTGGCAGCGGCTACTGCGGCCGTTGCTGAGGCTGCGGTCGCCGCGGCTCAGGCTGCCGCTGCCGTCGTCAAACTCACCAGCAACAGCGGAAGGTGCGCGAATTTATCCTCGGCTTACGTCGGCAGCTGTGGTGGGGTCCGTGATGAAGTGGCAGCGATTAAAATACAGTCCGCTTTTCGTGGATATTTG GCAAGAAGAGCGTTGCGAGCATTAAGAGGATTGGTACGGCTTCAGGCACTTGTCAGAGGCCACATCGAGAGGAAAAGAACTGCAGAGTGGCTTCAACGAATGCAAGCATTGCTGCGAGCCCAGGCACATCCTCGTGCAGGACATGCTCAAATCTCTGAATCTTCACAATCAAGCGGCAAGTCTTTACATTTTCACCAACCA GGTCCACCAACCCCcgaaaaaattgaatattctaTCTGCTTAAAGAATAGAAAACATGAAGTGACATCAGTACTGAAG AGAAATGGATCAAAATCAAGTGGCAGGGCCCGTCCTGACTATGACAAAGCTCATACAGGCTGGAATTGGTCAGGCCGCCAGATGGATAATCCATCAAAAGACCAAAAGGGGCCTTCAGTGAGGGCTGGTACCACCGATGATGAGAAGAGTGACAAAGTCCTCGAAATTGATACTGGGAAACCCCACTTTACACCCAAAGGTAgaaatctctttctttcatcacATGTTAATGTCGCATCAGATCGGTATAGCCGGAGTTTTACCACATCAAAAGACTTGACAACACACCAGACGGTACCAAGTCCGACTTCGTATGAAGTTCAATCTTTAAGCCCTTGGAAATCCTCCCACGAAGTTGAGGGAGTTTCTTATTGTACTGCTGAAAATAGCCCACAGGTTTTTTCTGCATCATCAAGGGTTGGTAGTTTCAGGAGAAGCCCCTTCACTTCCACAAAGACTTATGGCTCGCAAAGCTGTACAACTGGTTACTCAGACCATCCAAATTACATGGCTTACACTGAATCTTCAAGGGCGAAGGTCAGGTCTCTTAGCGCTCCAAAACAGAGGCCTCAGTATGAGAGATCTATTTCGGCAAAGAGGTACACAATTCATGGGTCTgttgaatcaaaatcaaatgtcCATAGATTTTCCAAGTTGCATTCAAACTTTACAAGCAAAGCCTACCCTGGATCTGGTCGCTTGGATAGTCTCGGAATGCCTGTTGGATACAGGTATTAA
- the LOC123212070 gene encoding 60S ribosomal protein L24: MVLKTELCRFSGAKIYPGKGIRFVRSDSQVFLFANSKCKRYFHNRLKPSKLTWTAMYRKQHKKDIAAEAVKKKRRTTKKPYSRSIVGATLEVIQKRRTEKPEVRDAAREAALREIKERIKKTKDEKKAKKAEVMAKTQKTKGSSGLPKGPAQKGPKLGGGGGKR; this comes from the exons ATGGTGCTCAA GACTGAGCTTTGCCGATTCAGTGGTGCCAAGATATACCCTGGTAAGGGTATTAGATTTGTTCGCTCTGATTCTCAG GTTTTCCTCTTTGCCAATTCAAAATGCAAGAGGTACTTCCACAACCGCCTGAAGCCATCAAAGCTTACATGGACAGCCATGTACAGGAAACAACATAAGAAG GACATTGCTGCTGAGGCTGTGAAAAAGAAGCGCAGAACCACCAAGAAGCCATATTCAAGGTCCATTGTTGGTGCCACCTTGGAAGTCATTCAGAAGAGGAGGACTGAGAAGCCGGAAGTCCGAGATGCTGCAAGGGAGGCTGCACTTCG TGAAATCAAGGAGAGGATCAAGAAGACTAAGGATGAAAAGAAGGCTAAGAAAGCAGAGGTGATGGCCAAGACACAGAAGACCAAGGGTAGCAGTGGCTTGCCTAAAGGTCCTGCACAAAAGGGCCCCAAGCTTGGTGGCGGTGGTGGAAAGCGATGA
- the LOC123212424 gene encoding protein IQ-DOMAIN 22-like isoform X5 — MGKASKWFRAILGLRKSNSTHSSKDKRLWGFGKSYREKDCNSNTTSAKHNSFYAHELPVTVSDATLSAESHDADKHAIAVAAATAAVAEAAVAAAQAAAAVVKLTSNSGRCANLSSAYVGSCGGVRDEVAAIKIQSAFRGYLARRALRALRGLVRLQALVRGHIERKRTAEWLQRMQALLRAQAHPRAGHAQISESSQSSGKSLHFHQPGPPTPEKIEYSICLKNRKHEVTSVLKRNGSKSSGRARPDYDKAHTGWNWSGRQMDNPSKDQKGPSVRAGTTDDEKSDKVLEIDTGKPHFTPKGRNLFLSSHVNVASDRYSRSFTTSKDLTTHQTVPSPTSYEVQSLSPWKSSHEVEGVSYCTAENSPQVFSASSRVGSFRRSPFTSTKTYGSQSCTTGYSDHPNYMAYTESSRAKVRSLSAPKQRPQYERSISAKRYTIHGSVESKSNVHRFSKLHSNFTSKAYPGSGRLDSLGMPVGYRK; from the exons ATGGGCAAAGCCTCCAAGTGGTTTCGCGCCATTCTTGGCCTCAGGAAGTCCAACTCCACGCACTCCTCTAAAGACAAGCGCCTCTGGGGCTTCGGCAAGTCCTACCGCGAAAAAGACTGCAACAGCAACACTACTTCCGCCAAACACAACTCATTTTACGCTCACGAGCTACCGGTTACTGTTAGTGATGCTACTCTCTCTGCGGAGAGCCACGATGCCGACAAACATGCGATCGCTGTGGCAGCGGCTACTGCGGCCGTTGCTGAGGCTGCGGTCGCCGCGGCTCAGGCTGCCGCTGCCGTCGTCAAACTCACCAGCAACAGCGGAAGGTGCGCGAATTTATCCTCGGCTTACGTCGGCAGCTGTGGTGGGGTCCGTGATGAAGTGGCAGCGATTAAAATACAGTCCGCTTTTCGTGGATATTTG GCAAGAAGAGCGTTGCGAGCATTAAGAGGATTGGTACGGCTTCAGGCACTTGTCAGAGGCCACATCGAGAGGAAAAGAACTGCAGAGTGGCTTCAACGAATGCAAGCATTGCTGCGAGCCCAGGCACATCCTCGTGCAGGACATGCTCAAATCTCTGAATCTTCACAATCAAGCGGCAAGTCTTTACATTTTCACCAACCA GGTCCACCAACCCCcgaaaaaattgaatattctaTCTGCTTAAAGAATAGAAAACATGAAGTGACATCAGTACTGAAG AGAAATGGATCAAAATCAAGTGGCAGGGCCCGTCCTGACTATGACAAAGCTCATACAGGCTGGAATTGGTCAGGCCGCCAGATGGATAATCCATCAAAAGACCAAAAGGGGCCTTCAGTGAGGGCTGGTACCACCGATGATGAGAAGAGTGACAAAGTCCTCGAAATTGATACTGGGAAACCCCACTTTACACCCAAAGGTAgaaatctctttctttcatcacATGTTAATGTCGCATCAGATCGGTATAGCCGGAGTTTTACCACATCAAAAGACTTGACAACACACCAGACGGTACCAAGTCCGACTTCGTATGAAGTTCAATCTTTAAGCCCTTGGAAATCCTCCCACGAAGTTGAGGGAGTTTCTTATTGTACTGCTGAAAATAGCCCACAGGTTTTTTCTGCATCATCAAGGGTTGGTAGTTTCAGGAGAAGCCCCTTCACTTCCACAAAGACTTATGGCTCGCAAAGCTGTACAACTGGTTACTCAGACCATCCAAATTACATGGCTTACACTGAATCTTCAAGGGCGAAGGTCAGGTCTCTTAGCGCTCCAAAACAGAGGCCTCAGTATGAGAGATCTATTTCGGCAAAGAGGTACACAATTCATGGGTCTgttgaatcaaaatcaaatgtcCATAGATTTTCCAAGTTGCATTCAAACTTTACAAGCAAAGCCTACCCTGGATCTGGTCGCTTGGATAGTCTCGGAATGCCTGTTGGATACAG AAAATGA
- the LOC123212071 gene encoding 60S ribosomal protein L24-like isoform X1, whose protein sequence is MVLKTELCRFSGAKIYPGKGIRFVRSDSQVFLFANSKCKRYFHNRLKPSKLTWTAMYRKQHKKDIAAEAVKKKRRTTKKPYSRSIVGATLEVIQKRRTEKPEVRDAAREAALREIKERIKKTKDEKKAKKAEVMAKTQKTKGSSGMPKGPAQKGPKLGGGGGKR, encoded by the exons ATGGTTCTCAA GACTGAGCTTTGCCGATTCAGTGGTGCCAAGATATACCCTGGTAAGGGTATCAGATTTGTTCGCTCTGATTCTCAG gTTTTCCTCTTTGCTAATTCAAAATGCAAGAGGTATTTCCACAACCGCCTGAAGCCTTCAAAGCTTACTTGGACAGCCATGTACAGGAAACAACATAAGAAG GACATTGCTGCTGAGGCTGTGAAAAAGAAGCGCAGAACCACCAAGAAGCCATATTCAAGGTCTATTGTTGGTGCCACCTTGGAAGTCATTCAGAAGAGGAGGACTGAGAAGCCAGAAGTCCGAGATGCTGCAAGGGAGGCTGCACTTCG TGAAATCAAGGAGAGGATCAAGAAGACTAAGGATGAAAAGAAGGCTAAGAAAGCAGAGGTGATGGCCAAGACACAGAAGACCAAGGGTAGCAGTGGCATGCCTAAAGGTCCTGCACAAAAGGGCCCCAAGCTTGGTGGCGGTGGTGGAAAGCGATGA
- the LOC123210279 gene encoding RHOMBOID-like protein 2, protein MADADLERGKNRTNAYTSASYYVESNDHQWTSWLIPMFVVANVAVFIVAMYVNNCPKHTDGSCVAKFLGRLSFEPLKENPLFGPSSSTLEKLGGLEWTKVVHGHQGWRLISCIWLHAGVIHLLANMLSLVFIGIRLEQQFGFLRVGLIYLLSGFGGSILSSLFIQHNISVGASGALFGLLGAMLSELLTNWSIYTNKAAALLTLVVIIAINLAVGILPHVDNFAHIGGFLSGFLLGFVLLLRPQFGWAERRHLPAQTQVKSRHKVYQYVFCIAALVLLIIGFTVGLVMLFRGENGNDHCSWCHYLSCVPTSKWNCGN, encoded by the exons ATGGCGGACGCAGATCTTGAACGGGGAAAGAATAGAACCAATGCCTATACTTCAGCTTCTTATTATGTTGAATCCAATGATCATCAATGGACTTCTTGGTTGATCCCCATGTTTGTGGTGGCTAATGTTGCTGTGTTCATTGTAGCCATGTATGTCAACAATTGTCCCAAGCATACGGATGGTTCTTGTGTAGCTAAGTTTCTTGGTAGGCTATCGTTTGAGCCCCTTAAAGAAAATCCCCTCTTTGGTCCTTCGTCTTCTAC ATTAGAAAAATTGGGAGGCCTGGAGTGGACTAAGGTAGTGCATGGACATCAAGGATGGCGACTAATCTCCTGTATCTGGTTACATGCCGGTGTTATTCATTTGCTGGCTAATATGTTGAGCTTGGTCTTCATTGGGATTCGCCTTGAGCAGCAGTTTGGATTCT TGCGGGTTGGTCTCATCTACTTATTATCAGGATTTGGTGGGAGCAttctgtcttcactgtttattcaACACAATATCTCTGTTGGTGCTTCTGGTGCTTTGTTTGGTCTTCTTGGAGCGATGTTATCTGAGCTCCTTACTAATTGGTCAATTTATACCAACAAG GCTGCAGCTCTATTGACTCTTGTGGTCATTATCGCCATTAACTTAGCCGTTGGAATTCTTCCTCATGTTGACAATTTCGCACACATTGGAGGTTTCTTATCTGGGTTTCTCCTGGGGTTTGTTTTGCTGCTTCGACCTCAGTTTGGTTGGGCAGAGCGCCGCCATCTTCCTGCTCAAACTCAAGTAAAATCTAGACATAAGGTTTACCAGTATGTCTTTTGTATTGCGGCCTTGGTTTTACTAATTATTGG ATTTACAGTGGGATTGGTGATGCTATTTAGAGGAGAGAATGGAAACGATCACTGCAGCTGGTGCCATTACCTAAGTTGTGTACCTACCTCAAAATGGAACTGCGGGAACTAG